The Flavobacteriales bacterium sequence GTGAGGGTTTGAGGTTCTTGGCGATCTCGACCACCTCGTTATCGTAGAAGTAAAGCCCGGGAATGGCGAAATTGCTTTTTGGACGTACCGGCTTTTCTTCGATGGAGATGACGCGCTGTTCATCGTCGAACTCGACCACGCCATACCGCTCGGGGTCCGAGACGTGGTAGGCAAAGACTACTCCACCATCGGGATCGTGATGTTCTACCAGCAATTTTCCCATCCGTGCGCCGTAGAAAATATTATCGCCGAGTACCAATGCCGCCGAATCGTCGCCAATGAACTCTTCACCGAGCACAAAAGCTTGTGCGAGACCGTTGGGAACTTCTTGAACCTTGTAGCTAAAGTTACAGCCAATGCGAGATCCGTCGCCAAGCAAGTGCTCAAAGCGAGGCAGATCGTGGGGGGTCGAAATGATCAGAATATCGCGAATACCGGCCATCATGAGGGTCGATAGCGGATAGTATATCATGGGTTTGTCGTAGATGGGCATCAGCTGTTTGCTGACCCCAAGAGTGAGGGGGTGTAGCCGAGTGCCGGCTCCTCCGGCGAGTACGATACCTTTCATGATGTCGTGTTTTTGTCGTTTTCTTCTTCTTCCTTTCTCACTACGAGCTCGTCGAGATCGATATCTTCTTCCTCATCTAAGATATCAATTAATGGCTCTTGGAAGGTGCGGGTGGTGATACGCTTTTCCAAAGTCAACAAGAGACTCGGAAGCAATAAGAGGTTCGCGAGCATGGCGATCAAAAGGGTCAGCGAAACGAGCATTCCGAGTGCCTTGGTTCCCCCGAATTGAGATGCTATGAAAATGCTGAACCCGAAGAACAGCACAATCGAAGTGTAGGTCATGCTCACCCCGGTTTCCCGAAGTGCTTGCAGTACACTTTCGCGAATATTCCAGTTGCGAACCTTGAGCTCCTGCCGGTACTTGGC is a genomic window containing:
- the rfbA gene encoding glucose-1-phosphate thymidylyltransferase RfbA is translated as MKGIVLAGGAGTRLHPLTLGVSKQLMPIYDKPMIYYPLSTLMMAGIRDILIISTPHDLPRFEHLLGDGSRIGCNFSYKVQEVPNGLAQAFVLGEEFIGDDSAALVLGDNIFYGARMGKLLVEHHDPDGGVVFAYHVSDPERYGVVEFDDEQRVISIEEKPVRPKSNFAIPGLYFYDNEVVEIAKNLKPSPRGEYEITDINKEYLKRDKLQVGILDRGTAWLDTGTFKSLMQAGQFVQVIEERQGLKIGCIEEIAWRNGFIDDAKLEEVAQPLMKSGYGQYLIRLLNRDF